GATCTTGCATGTCAAACATTATAAAGTTAGATACTGATGAAATGACACTTGGAAGTTGGATCAAGATTAAAGAATCGCATGATGTTACATGTTACTAGTATTTCAGTATATATGACTTCCAAAACGCAAACTAAAACTAAGTATAAATTATTCCCAACAAATAAACCACCTGATGCTGCCTTATTTGGAACTCAGCATGCAGCACAAACAAAATTCTAATGCATAAACAAAATGAAAATTGTAACAAAACAAACATCGCCCGGTCTATGTCTCAACCAATCAGCAACTTATTGTCAGCCAAGAAGCTATAAGTGGGCACCTCGAGATTATAAGGAGCCGGACCCTTCCGAATTCTTCCTGATATGTCGTAGTGTGACCCATGACAAGGGCAAAACCAACCGCCAAAGTCACCTGCATTCGGTAACGGGATGCAACCCAAATGAGTGCATACCCCAATAACAATGAGCCACTCTGGGTCTTTAACCCTCACCGCATCCTCCTGTGGGTCCCGAAGTGAGTTTACATCAACACTGTTAGCTAAGTTGATGTCATCATCGGTTCTACATCTGATAAAAACTGGCTTCCCACGCCACTTTACGGTTACTGTGGTCCCTGGCTCGATATTTGAGAGGTCTACTTCTAAGGAAGCAAGGGCAAGAACGTCTTTACTTGCAGACATGCTTAGAACAAACTTTAGTACTAAAATACGGATTAATGATGCGTAAACGAAGCGGCCGCCGGTTAGTACAAAGTAGGCGAATGCACGCTTGCTTGGGTCGCCAGGTGGATACCGCTCGTGGTTGTGCTCATCGTATGTAATTTTGGATGTAGGGTTGTTAATTGCAGCAATGGTAGCAGGGACTTCAAGACCTAGGTCATGAGTTGGGCTAATTGAGCCAGTAGAGAGACCTGCGACATCACAAAAAAAAGTTAGTGGCATTGGTCTTAGGGTGTGTTTGATTACCTGTTAAATGGATGGTTCAACGTTGAATGATGAACCATTCAACATTCAgcacgtttgtttctgacctctaaaCAACATACGGTGCTAAATAGTTCATTATTtagtgttgaaccattcagagtGAACCATTCAGAGTTAAAATACTATCTTAACCATTAAACACCAAAATGTTATGTAATCTTCTACTTAAATTGTATCACGAACACTTAATAAACAACTATAATGGATTTTATTCACGCAAATTCCTAATAAGGTAGTGTTCCATCATTCACATTGTTCATTAATGATTATCAAACGATTATTATCATTTAGAACCAACTTCATTCGGATCCTATAAACTATTCAGATTATCAACCATTAAGTGCTTAATCATTCAGTTTATCGAACGCACCCATAGtatttctgtaacatcccgcgtttttccgttaaatttatttttaacactatcttttttttaataatatctttcgttatttaaattcctaGTTTTCCGTTGACTAgcattcataatattcccgttatttaattatagcatcactcgtttactcgagcgtttttaaaatattcgtttggcgaattcacgcacccgctttgaaacttgagggaccgaggttgccaagtgggcaaactagttgactaggtcaactagtcaacccacctcatccacccattcatttccacccaccttctcatctctttctcctctttctctcttcatacttccatttttggaacttaaacaaccaactcacaaaatcatcatctaaaaccgaatcaagaagcaaacatcaaaacaaattacattttcatgatcctctcttcatcctctacattttggtaccaattttatctcgtttgggtaactttctaaaaactctaaatctctctaaattcgttttatatacttgaaatggtgttagttagtgtctatggctcgtgtataacatgaatatatgatttgtttgctcgatttgttgttttaggtaactagtttgaacatttgaaatgggtttgcttaatcttgcattttggatgagttaatattgttaaattgttaaagttcatgttttaattgtgttactagtatcactagcttcgttttgatgcataggttgatttagaaaacttcaaaaacatgattattaatttttgtgaattttgattaaggtttgatagacttaaaacgaactttttgatgcttgaatgccatgaaatgtaaattgtaagtgtatagttgtaatgtatgtttcattaccttcaaaacggcatatcatatgtgtgaatcggattcccgaaacttaaaatgcatttgatgaaattgaaactttgaaaataaacctttaatgatcacttgacgagatttcgattattgtaattgatattttttttgcttggtgaaaagtagttagttgtattccttgtcaaaagagctttccaacgatataagatacgagttctaagtgttagcggtttgtgatttatgcttgaaagagttttgatttgagacttggacatttgagactgaccaggtaccagcacacgttaaatgccgcggcgcggcagtcttgggtcgcggcgcgacctaaggcgtgtctaggttctgacctacttgtcaattatacgaaaaatgtgtggcacgctatggacctcagattcacatgaaacttattccaacatgcttatatatgaataattagcacagaaaaat
This window of the Rutidosis leptorrhynchoides isolate AG116_Rl617_1_P2 chromosome 7, CSIRO_AGI_Rlap_v1, whole genome shotgun sequence genome carries:
- the LOC139858414 gene encoding cytochrome b-c1 complex subunit Rieske-4, mitochondrial-like gives rise to the protein MLRVAGRRCSSLSSWWSSAPAIMSRNPINGCVGADSTSDSSRDLILYISPLFLNHVAGLSTGSISPTHDLGLEVPATIAAINNPTSKITYDEHNHERYPPGDPSKRAFAYFVLTGGRFVYASLIRILVLKFVLSMSASKDVLALASLEVDLSNIEPGTTVTVKWRGKPVFIRCRTDDDINLANSVDVNSLRDPQEDAVRVKDPEWLIVIGVCTHLGCIPLPNAGDFGGWFCPCHGSHYDISGRIRKGPAPYNLEVPTYSFLADNKLLIG